GATGGACCCAGGAAGTAAGAGCAGTATTAGACATGTAGGAAGGGCCATCAGTAAAAGCCCTTTTTTATTCCCCCACTGCATCACTTCAGCTTCCATCTAAATGTTTGTGGTTACTGAACAGACGTCTTAAATAACTTTCTTTGCTCTCGCTGTGTCAGGAGAGGCCGCCGgaaaaaagatgacaaaacGCCACGGCTACCAAAGAGACGGTAAGAATCATGTGTTTGCTTTATAATCTTAAATTAGTAGGATTCCTttatataaaatcataaaagcttctttttctcagttttagaACTTTTTCTATTGCTTTTCCTTAAGTATGTCATGCTGCAGAGTGAAAATACAGTAGAAATAAGCATATGAGGATGTAAACATGTTTAGCTGTAGACTAGGAGCTTTAGTGAAGAGGTGGCCATTGGgttcatattttgttttgttgtattttgtgtttgactCTTTCAGGAAGAAGCCCCCCGTGCAGTATGTGCGCTGTGAAATGGAAGGATGCGGGACCGTGTTGGCTCATCCTCGATACCTTCAGGTACCGCACACActtactttttgtttgtgtccGTCACTGAGAGTCATTCAGAGCACTTTTCCACACTCAGTTCTAGATTTCTCTGTTTTAAGGCCAATGGTGACTATGCATGTTATATTATTATCATGTATACTATTATTTTACCACAAAGTGTTTCCTCTTACCTTATTTTAGGAGGGGTGGTGCTCCCCCTTAACTTGACCCTCCCAAAATAGTCAAGTTCATTTTATCTTCTCCTCCTTATATCGCACACCCCCAATATATGCCAATATCCCCGCAATATTCTCCTGCTGGTATTCACCTTTGTTCTGAGGTGCTTGGTGTATTGAATGATTGCACTATCCTACAATGATAcggaaaaaacaacacagaatggccatttatgcattttattaattttacactGGCAGGCAGTGAATGGAAGCTCCATATGCAGCCACAACAATTGGTCACATTTGGATGTGGGATGGCATCCTCATTCAGcattcctcaaccaggagttgTTGAAGCTCAACTGtcatggttgtgttggtcattCTAGCACATACAGCACACCCAAGCTGATCACACAAGTGTTAACCTGGATTAAGGTCTGGACTCATGGCAAGCCAGTCCATCACAAAatacctccagaatttgggagtaGAAGAGATTATTGTGTCTCTGTGTGAGTGAACGTTATTAGGCCCCCAGATTCTGGAATCGCCACCAGCTCGCCAACGTCTATCTGGCAGTAAGGTGCCATTCAGATGGCAGTGATACATCTGTGACTGTCGTACACCTGGCAGAGTGAATACTAACAGGAGAATATTAAAGGGggttttggcacatttttgggAGCACTACCCACACCTTCAGATTTGCTGCTCATTCCATGAATGTGTGATCTTTACAAGGTTTTCCtaattgtaaaggtgactaGTCAGGCTTTCCAATGACataatacaacaccaattgGTATGATTAAAGGAGAGAAATAattgaccaaacacaaattgCCATATTTTTTGTGCTATGTTTGGTAAGCTGTGCTGTCTGTTCTCTTATTACTGCCCCTAAACATGAACAATAAGCaatgttatatttttgttcCCCCATATTTAGGGTACTTAGTAAAAAGTAACTGAAAATTACTTAGGAAagttttataatttatattatcACATCTTTTCATAATGTTTATTCATCCATTAAATCAACAGTAACAACATCAGCTAACCCATACAGAGGTGGGACTTAGTACCTCCATTAtgaaaaagacattaaatataaaactgcatttgtttGGAAACCAAGATGGTGTGGCTAAAATACTAAAGTCAAAGCTTTGAAAATGTACATGCAAGGTGGTTACCATCCATCTTTAATATGTAATCTATATAAAAAGCACTGGTGTTTTTAATCAGTAATGTTTTAGAAATATATGTTTATATTGAAGAAAATAGAACACAGAAATATAGTAtgtaaaaggaaatgtttttccatgttttcactCTGAATTTTTCATCCTGCTTTTTTTCCATACCAGCACCATATAAAGTACCAGCACTTACTCAAGAAGAAGTATGTTTGTCCTCACCCTTCTTGCGGGAGGCTCTTCCGTCtacagaagcagctgctgcgTCATGCAAAGCACCACACAGGTACACACAGATGAGGTTTGATGTTAGATCATTTTGAGTTGTAATGGAGTAGTTAGTGTGCAGCATTTCCCCTACATTAGCTCCACACCTCCAAAATGCAGAAAGTTGCATCTTTTCACATGGATGTCAAAATTTCAAAATTGAACTGACATTGCGGCCTCCAGAAGCTCTGCAGCAGTAGGCTACTCTGCTATCAGACGTCTGCTCTGCACGTGAAGTCCGTTGTGGAGTCCGTAGAGTGGAGAGGTAGCTGCAGATAAGTTGCTTTAGATAAGTTGAATTATCTAAAGTTTAGTATAAGTTGAATAAACATTCCAATACGGCGTTTCCAAAAGGTTCACGCTTGAAAACTGACCGAGCGCATGAAAACAGTACGAGCATGGTAAACACCGGGCGAATGTACGTGATTAGAGAGAGTAAACTATTAATGGAAACACATTAGTGGCATTTCTGCACTGCGAGGGAATAACACAGTATTTGTAAACAGAATCACCCTCATGAGAGCCCATCAATCcactgtgtttatatatatatatatatatatatatatatatatatatatatatttgctcTCAATTCTGTCTCTACACTCGACTAAACAGTCCTCACTCGCTCGAGACACTCTGGAAATGGAGACTGTGGTTTATGTGTCTAATCCTCTGATTAGTTGGTTTCCAGCGACAACAGTGCTATGTTAGAAAGAACTTCTCTAAAGTGTTATCAACACGTATTTTAAAAAACGCCGAACATATGTGTAAAGGGCTTTTTTACTGAATTCTTGGGAacctagaccacattagaccagccCCTGTAAAGTGCCACAACTTCACACAGCTACAAAATTTTGTAGGGGAAACATTGgtgtatatgtttttttttccaatacaGACCAGAGGGATTACATCTGTGAGTTCTGTGCTCGTGCCTTCAAGAGCTCCCACAATCTGGCTGTGCATCGCATGAtacacactggagagaaaccccTACAGTTAGTACATCTCTTTTCATAGTTTCTTAGTGTTTGCTGCCTTGGTGTTTTGCAGATGTTAATTATTCTTACCTCCCTTATTCTTTGTTGTTAATAGGTGTGAGATCTGTGGCTTCACATGCCGCCAGAAGGCATCTCTGAACTGGCACATGAAGAAGCATGACGCTGATGCCACCTATCAGTTCTCCTGCTCCATTTGTGGCAAGAAATTTGAGAAGAAGGACTGCGTGGTGGCACACAAGGCTAAGAGTCACCCAGAAGTGCTAATCGCTGAGGCGCTAGCAGCCAATGCCGGTGCCCTGATCACAACCCCTGCCTCCTTGCTGGAGCTGCAGGGAAACCCAATGCAGGCAGAGGTCACCAGCATGGACGTGAGCCATGTTGGGCAAGACGGTCAGGTGGATCATCTGGGTCAGGATGGGCAACATATGGCTCAGGTGTCACAGATGAGTCATGTGACCCAGCAAGTGAGTCATCAGGTGGTTTTGCTTGGGCAAGACCAGAGCCTCCATACCATGCAGGTGCCAGTAACAATTGCCCTGTCACCTATTGACCCCCCTTCACCGGCTGAGAACCAGCAGCAgactcacctccagctccagATGCCCGTCCAGTTTGTGCAGACTGCTCAGCAGGCGCAGCAGTTGACCCTTCATTCCAGCTCGGTGGTGACCCAGCATCAGCCCCAGCTCCAGCCTCTTCAGTCGTTCTCCTCCCAGCAGCAGAGCCAGGGGCAGACACAAATCCTACAGATGACCTTCCAGCctgtcagtcagtcacagaCCCACATTCAGCAGATCCCCATCTTAGCAACCTCTCAGCAGCTTCAGACCCTACAGACAGCCACTCCAagccctcctctcctctccacctCCCAGTCCCAGAATCCAGCCTCCACCAACGGAGACCGTTTTATTCTGGACAATCCTGtgctctcttcttcttcctctccgACAGGCAGCTCTCTTCAACAGACAGAAGTTGTGGGGGAGGACAGTGTGGTCTGGGATGAGACAGGACAGGGGGAAGTGCTGGCTGATGGCCCTGAGAGACATGTCCAGCAGGGCCTCATGTGAAACAAAGATTCACACAAAGCAGAAGCTAAATACCAGACACACTGTTTTGCCATGTTTGAGGTAAATGTAGGATCACAAATATGTGTACTGTTCACTCATTTTCATACTTGGTAGCTTTTTAGAATATCTGTATCAGGGAAAgatatgtttgtgtatgttgtcAACTTTGTACATAACAGCCCTGTAACTAGTCGTTTGAGTGTGTATATTGATAGGTTTATGTTGACATTATGCAATAGTATAGCCCAGCTCTGAGGAGTAACGTAATAAATCAAATGTCTAATATGTGGTATCAGATAAGTTGGAATATAtgaatttaatttatgtaatgaATTAACACAACACACATTATAAAGTCACAAACTTTTTGTGTATAGGGTGAGTAAATTCAGTTCAAAACACTGGACAAACTTTTTAGTTTATCACATTTTAATGGATCTTTATTAGAtaaggttaaaagaaaaatatgagctAACATGTCAAACCCTAAAAGTAAGGATGAAAACAGATTCTTGCCATACCCGTAAACAGTCACGTGGTGCACATTTCAGATTTAGGCAGCCAGTAAACCCACATTGATGACATTAGTTCAGTTGTTAATCAAAATTGATCTAGagttatgaaaaaataaaaacctgtatACTCCCGATTCCCTCTAACATCATCCTCAGCAGCCAAACGTGGACCTTTCTCAAAGTGAATCACATTAACAGTCACTGATTTGTTAATAACCTTTGAAATGTAATGTCTTGATGAGCAAAACTACGTAGAACCTTATAACCGCTCACCTTAGATTTGTTCTAgcacaaactataaaaactgtcCAGGTAtaagatgtaaataaatgtcttgACATTTATTCAGTGTGTCAACAGTTATTGTTCGAAAACACAGATTTGGGGTCTACCCATCATGTTTTTCTCCTATTCAACAGGAGCAACTGTACTGTTTATCAGTAGTATGTATCAATGCATTGCACTTTAAGTTTGTGTATTAAGGAAATAACCTTAGAGCAAAGCATGTCGGATATATTACTGCAGGTGCAAGTCATCTACCTGGTCCTGAACATCCACAGTTATGTCTGATATCAGGCAAATTAGTCATTAGTTTATTCTTTAAACACATGCTTAAATTCTAAACAAATCTCCATAgactttattttagtttcttaaaacatcaaGACATACTGATCCGCTCTCTGTCCCTCTGTGTTGTATATTGCTTCAAAGCTCTTTTAGGAGGAATCAAAGTGTTACTCAGTCCAACTCTCCTCTTCTTCACTGGCTGCCCCTCTGACGCTTCCTCTTTAGAGTCCTGTTGGAGGTTTTGTGATCCCACAGCTTGAGCTGCCTCTGGGGTTTCTTCACTCACAGGTGGATGACAGTCACTGGGAGCAACTGGAATCTGGAGGTCACTATCATGAGCAAACTTGCATTTGATCCCAAACCTGCACCTTCCATCTTTTCTGTATGACACACATATCCTTTTGCCGCCTATCTGGGAGGGTTTGGCCTGCATTGTGAGGGGGACGTGTTTCTGCAAGGCGCTGAGTCTCTGGTCGGCCTGAGCTTTGAAGGGATTGGCGAACACACTGCTGTCAGAGCAGGTGGACAGAGACGGAGAGGGTAGCTTAGTCGGGTTCAGGGAATCTAAGGAAGGCGCAGGGAGGATGGGCTGGTAGGATGCAGAAGGTGTTTGGGGGTGGGGTGGTGATGATGGGGGATCTTGATCGTCATCTGGTTCTGATTCGCTTGAAGCTGAACCAGACTCCAGCAAAAAGTTGCGAGATTTTTTGACAGCTGCTGCCTCCTTATCACCAAAATCCTCAACGACGCTTGAATACAAAGCAAAAAGGAGTTAGAAGAGAAGAATAAAATAACTTACTACAATTTTACCTTAGCTAACGTCTACTCACTCAGCTTTGCCACTGTTTACATCGTCTACCTCTCCGTCGCTATCAGAGGAAACTCCGTAGTCAACCAGGGAGTTCATGCTGGAGGTAAGCTAGTTAGCCTAACAGATCGGTCTCAAAATATAGAGCAATAATGGAATTCCTGGATGACTATTCCTTACTGGGTGAAGATATTAAGTTATTCAAATAACCTAAAGGAATATATACgcaattattttcattttactttgtaAAATTTCTTCAAAAAACACCAATGTTAGTCTACTGGATAGCTGCTGCTATTACTACTTGCTGCCTCTGTATGTTCTACGTCCCTGCACTGACACCTGCAGGACAGGCGTAGTATTACAACCAGAAATTTTAAACAGCGCTCATCATTGAAAGCACAAACTgtgaaacaaaaatacagttcACAACTAGAAGCAACCTGAGATTGCAGATCTCCACCAAGCCACAGggtcacagagaaaaaaactcaaaagaccCAACAGTCCACCCAGCAGCTTCAGAAGAATAGtacattataaaaacagaacaatagaAAAACCACAACATGGTGAAACCCCAAGAGGGAAGGGTATGAAATAGTAATTGTGCACATGAATAATTTACAGGTTAGTTGTTGTCATTGAAGAATCTGATTgttgtatgaatgaatgaatgaatggtggACGCCCTGCTTTTTAGATAAATGTCAGCTTAGTCAACATCTTCCTCTCATTCCtgagtccagcgggcagcccaggacagagctggacatgatttttctttctgttttgatcATAATTTCTTTTGGTTTGGTGTTGATGTGAAGTGTATTGGCTCCACACCAGGTAACAAAGCCCTCTGTACTCCAGTTTGTTTCCCTCTGACATAACCAACAATGGCAGTGCCATCAAAAAACTTCTGGAGATGGCATCTATGGTGTTATAACCGAAGACAGatgtgtacagtgtgaagagctAACAAAAGTGGTGGCTATActgcaacataaaatgtcaatGTCTCAATGACTTGTCATGTGTTCGGTGCTGTCTTGGTGTTATgatgttaaaatgtgaaaagtatTATGAAAATGACTGATTACAAGTTGTCATTGGACCAGAACATTTACTAGTTGATTCATGGTTTAGACACTTCTTTTGgggctttatttaatttaatttaatttaatttaatttaatttaatttaatttaatttaatttaatttttttttatttatttatttatttgttggcAGTTAATTACCTTGTTAGGTACTGGCATGTTAATTAGTTAGTAGTTAAGTGGTAATAGATTGAACagttgtatatgtgtgtgtaaaatttaGAGCAGGTAAAATTAAATTCCCCTGTAAAGGTATGGTACATTTAGGTACATTCTATCATCATACAAAAATCCAGATATTCCTTATTTTTTTGTAGGTAATGTAGATTGCAGatgattttggcacattttgggGGGGCACAACCcacatgtttaattttgttgctTACTTACTtgcctacagtttgcctatcgcgcaggtgtgggtgtgcaggatgctattctctacctcctacaccgtgtccaagttcatctggataaggggaggggcacagtgaggatcctcttcttggatttttcatgtgccttcaacacaatccagcccctgatgcttctggacaaactgagggaaatgcaggtggacccctgcttggtgtcctggattggtaactacctcacagagagaccgcagtacgtcaggctaaaggacactacatctgacactgttattagcagcacaggagcaccccaggggacggtgctggcccccctcctcttcacactctacacctcagacttctgttacaactcagagctgtgtcacatccagaagtttgcagatgacacagccatcgtggggtgtatcagggatgatggagaggatgagtacaggaatctggtcagtgactttgtcacctggagtcagatgaaccatcttgacacctcaaagactaaggagctggttattgacttcaggaagtccagcccacaaccacgtccagtgaccatcagggacgataaggtagagattgtagacaactacaggtacctcgggttgtggctggataacaagctggactggacatgctgtacaaatcacctgtacaagaagggccaaagccgtctgtacttcctgcgaagactgagatctttttacatctgcagcaaactcctgtggatgttctatcagtctgtggtagctagtacactttttttatgcttttgtctgctgggggggggggggggtaacatgacaaaaaggtgtgctaacaggctggaaaaactcatcaggcgggtgggctctgtggttggcatgaagctggactccctggtgacagtggcagagaggagaacactaaaaaaactactggctattgtgaatgatgccagtcaccctctgcacactgtcatcagtgcacagagaagcctgaccagtaacaggctgctcctccccaagagtaggaccaacaggctcagagactcctttgtcccccgagccatcaaactgtacaactcattaggcaggagggggagaaggaggggggagagggaggtgtgcagtccgcctgatacaacacatgcacaaaaacccatacaaacagttgctataacttatacgtgcaatagtgaactgggaatctgttccacctctactgtgtgcaatgcttgtttatattgttttattaacttatcttattgttattattgttatatttattgcattctatttgcctctattttgctttgtacctgtatatattgtgtcttgtgcttgtcctgctttactgctggtgttgtattgctactggtacccaaatttccctgagggctctctgaagggattaataaagtatttctattctattctattctattctatactcCACAGAAGCATAATCCGTACTATTTATTCCTTGATGTGAAGATGACAAATCAGCCTTTCCATCGATTTATAATTCAAGACCAGTTGATATTTTAGAAAtaactgatcaaacacaaatgTACTTATTTTTGGGGcaaagtttatataaaagcaccATTAACGCTGGACATGTTTTTGGCATTATCGCTTACAGTATATTTTTGCCCTTGTTTCATCAAGACTGCCAACCATTAACCTTTGTGACGTCTTACAGCATCATAATGTTCACCAGTCATTTCCTGTGGGGAAGTGAAGGACTTATGGCTCCACTGTGATATTTGTTTATACTTTATCATAAAGGAATGTACATAGACAGCGGAAGCAGCTTGAAATAATCCAGCCAGCATTCCTTCCACTTAATTTTAGCCCATCATTGCTTTAGTCCCTACCAGTAAATCAGATAAGCTCCCGAATAAGTTGATGAGCTCCTCCCTCCTCCATGGCTCTCCTCCTCCGCCTGTCCCGTTGAAATTCCTCCTGCCTGGCATCAGGTTCCAAGGGGGAAAAGGGCGGAGAGTTGGCGTCTAACTTCGTAACATAAGGACAGATGAACTGAGAGACTCATTTTACCGGAACCTTAGCGGCGAGCTCTGGCTTGGAAGTGTGACCGGGAATCCGAAGCTGTAGAGATGAGCCAGGCGTAGGGAGCATAAAAAGGGGCGAACCTGTTGCTGTCCtgtataacaacaacaacaacgttTCTTTTAGACTCCAAACAGTAGAGTTAGCTGGAGCTGTAATCATGGCAGGCAGACGGACCAGAAGTATGAATGGCGCGAGCCTGGATTCTGTCCGGACGTCGGCCGCCCGGACCGCTGCTATAGCCGCGCAGCTTCAGCAGGAGTGCTCCATCTTACTGGAGCTCTATGTGAGTATAGGAGCTTAATTTTTCCACTGGCTGTATAGGTCACAGTATGATccaagggaggaaaaaaagtctaagagatgtgtttccctgtgtgtgggtgtgggggcgAGGGGAATACAGGCAGGGAAGGAGAGAGAAATAGGGCAAGGTTAAATGGAAAATGAATAGTTTCTGTGTGAGTGAATGTTTGCATACCTGCCACTGCATGTACTTCAAAGAAGTTAATAGACTATGTGTGTTTGAGAGGACACAAAAGAGCGGTGAAAGGGGTGCGTGAAAAAGTAAGATAGAAAAAGAGAGATTGTTAACATTTCGTGGTGTATATTTGCATGCAAAAGAGACAGAAGATAATTTCCAGGAATGTACAGGGTATATATTGTTTAAATGGCAGAAATGGACGTTTTTCTGGCATGGAGTCATCAGTGTGTTGGCATGAAGCCCAGATCTTCTTTCCCCAAGCCTGTCTCTGCCTAAAACTGCTTGGTTTTCAGCCAGTTTTCTGCCTCACCTTTGTCATGTTTAGGTCCTGGGACAGTGAGAACCAGAGCAAAACGTTCAGTTCTCACCCCTAAATTAAGTCATTTAAAGACAGTTAATAGTTAATTAATCATATAAAGGAagttgtttttgtcatgttgtgacccccccccccccaaaaacacaaaaaaccaaataaacctggatttaaataagcaAATCGGTAAGAGCCTCCCATTAGGTAATTATTGCATGGATGATTATGTTACAggtggcaacaagttatttaatccTATCTGATGCAGTGAGTAGCTTCTAATTACTTAAACAACCTTGTCTGAAGATGCATCTTGTGGAAAAGGTTAATCTGTTTCAGAAATATCAAATtattggcatgcatcaagcaaagaaaacatctaaggagatgctgAAACTACAAAAATTGGATAAAGAACTGCCCaagacattattaaaaactggaggGATTGTGGGGAACCAcaatcttccaggaagaaatgtggttttaaaaaaatcttgaatgATTATGATTGTcaattgtgaaaagaaaaaaacatcagtggAGCTCAGATCAATGTTTAATAGTGGAAGTAAGAGCATTTCTACAtgcacaatgtgaagggaactcaagaGATTGGGACttaacagctgtgtagccataagaataCCACCTATCAGGGAAGTTAATCAGGAAAACAATACTTTCATTTGCttgggagcataaagattggactctggagcaaagTCATGTGATttgatgagtccagattcaccctgttccagagtgatgggcgCATCAGGGTAA
The Melanotaenia boesemani isolate fMelBoe1 chromosome 4, fMelBoe1.pri, whole genome shotgun sequence genome window above contains:
- the si:ch211-113e8.10 gene encoding E3 ubiquitin-protein ligase ZFP91, with product MEPAADVNKGEEPMEDKASEQTPATSVAGTPRRGLRERGAGRPRSSLSAPATDVNGAASSPLTSGRVLRDRSTRAVPAWLKDSKSDDDDDEPSPDSGVTKRRKVSNSRRKKNLDSAGLVEGGEGVAGDSLQGTDLEDHKKPATDAQALPSRRPPAQTGAKPPAGRAIRASAKPVCKTEPGMENPAVDEGENTKENEKKEEEFEEAPEQILDEEDPSFQDDPNDLSYQPQSQSGVEEEESISSDEDLPFKDDLNDQSYDPRAERDGPKPKRRVPPKQKEKREKDKAPKKEKEVPEIKVEGSDNMESVQEEVKLEEEVAEDPDGPRKRGRRKKDDKTPRLPKRRKKPPVQYVRCEMEGCGTVLAHPRYLQHHIKYQHLLKKKYVCPHPSCGRLFRLQKQLLRHAKHHTDQRDYICEFCARAFKSSHNLAVHRMIHTGEKPLQCEICGFTCRQKASLNWHMKKHDADATYQFSCSICGKKFEKKDCVVAHKAKSHPEVLIAEALAANAGALITTPASLLELQGNPMQAEVTSMDVSHVGQDGQVDHLGQDGQHMAQVSQMSHVTQQVSHQVVLLGQDQSLHTMQVPVTIALSPIDPPSPAENQQQTHLQLQMPVQFVQTAQQAQQLTLHSSSVVTQHQPQLQPLQSFSSQQQSQGQTQILQMTFQPVSQSQTHIQQIPILATSQQLQTLQTATPSPPLLSTSQSQNPASTNGDRFILDNPVLSSSSSPTGSSLQQTEVVGEDSVVWDETGQGEVLADGPERHVQQGLM
- the si:ch211-113e8.11 gene encoding uncharacterized protein si:ch211-113e8.11, producing MNSLVDYGVSSDSDGEVDDVNSGKADVVEDFGDKEAAAVKKSRNFLLESGSASSESEPDDDQDPPSSPPHPQTPSASYQPILPAPSLDSLNPTKLPSPSLSTCSDSSVFANPFKAQADQRLSALQKHVPLTMQAKPSQIGGKRICVSYRKDGRCRFGIKCKFAHDSDLQIPVAPSDCHPPVSEETPEAAQAVGSQNLQQDSKEEASEGQPVKKRRVGLSNTLIPPKRALKQYTTQRDRERISMS